In Bifidobacterium scardovii JCM 12489 = DSM 13734, the genomic stretch GCGCTTCTGCTGGGCCAGATCGGGATGACGGCTCACGTCCCAGGCGACGATCTCCTTCGAGCCCATGTCGTACACGGGCGCGAGGTACGCCTTGCCGCCGGCGACCCTGAACTCGGTGACGTCCGTGCCCAGCTTCACCCACGGGGCGTCGGCCGCGAAGTCGCGTTCCAGCAGGTTCGGCGGCTTCGCGCCCGCCTCGCCCCGATAGGAGCTGTACCCGCGGTGGGGGTTCGGCCGGCGTATGACGCACTCCAGGCCCATGCGGCGCATGACCTTGAGCACGCTCTTGGAGCTCACCGTCACGCCGAACTCGTTCACGAGGCACATGCGCACCTGCCGGTGCCCGCACCCGTTGGGCGTGCGGTGGAACACCTCATCGACCAACGGCTCGATGTCGGGCCTGGTGACCCGCTCGGGATGGGACCGGTGGTAGTAGTACGTGCTCCTCGCCAGTCCCGCGGCCCTCAGCAGGAGCGGAAGCGGATGGCCAAGCCCCGCCAGCGCCGAAACGATCACCGTTTTCTCCCGGTTGGTGATCTCGAGGCCGGCAGGGCCAATGCTTTTTCCAGGTATGCGACCCTCGCCCGCAAGAACTCGTTCTCCTCCCGCAACGCCCCCTCGGGCGTCGGATCCGGCTCCGGCCTCGGCCCCGATCCCCTGGGCCTGCCCCTGCGTCCCGGTCTGAGCGCCTCGGCCCCGCCGGCCCGGTACGCACGACACCAGGCCTCCAACGTCGTGACGCACGCGATCGCGTACCGCTCCATCACCACGGACTTCGCCACTCCCCGGTCCACGTGATCGCGCGCGGCCGCGACCTTCGTGTCCCAGTCATAGCTCCTGTTGCCCCCGCGTTTCGCCATAAGCGCCTCCCGTCCGCCGACCCGATACGCCAGCGACCATTTCTTCGCGGTCATCACCGGCATGCCAACCCGACGCGCCGCGGCCTTGTAACCCAACCCCTCACCAAACAGGGCGGCCACCGAACACCTGAAAGCATCATCATACCGACGCCTGCGATCTGCACACACAGAAAACCACACCTCCAATCATCAAACATGAATTACTCCAGTCCAACAATCAGGGTGCAGTTCAGAGAGGGGAGCCAGAATCAACGATGCATTAACGATGCGGGATACCGGGCATCAGCCCAGCAGCGAGAGCAGATCCTCCTTGGTGAGGGACGCGATGGAATGGCCGGTTGACGACGATGCGGCGTCCACGAAGCGGGTGGCGAGATCGGTTTTGGTGCGCTGCAGGTTGAGGATGCGCTCCTCGATCGTGTCCTTGGCGACGATCTGGTACACGTTCACGTCCTGGGTCTGGCCGATGCGGTGCGCACGGTCGGTGGCCTGGTCCTGCGCCGCCGCGTTCCACCACGGATCGGCGTGGACGACCACGCATGCGCCCGTCAGGTTGAGCCCCGTATTGCCCGCCTTGAGCGATATGAGGAACACCGGCGTGGCATCCGCGTTGAACCGGTCGACGAGTTCAAGCCGACGCTTCTTCGGCGTGGTGCCGGTGATCATGTCGTAGGCGACGCCGTTCGCGCGCAGACGTTCGGCGATCAGATCCAGATAGCTGGTGAACTGCGAGAAGATGAGCATCTTGCGCCCGGCGTCCCGGCAGGAATCGACCAGTTCAGCGATGGCGTCGAGCTTGGCCGACGGCATCTTCGCCACGCCGGGTTTCCCGACTCCGCGACCAGCCGCGTCACGCCCGGCATGCGCCGCAACGCCATCGCCGGCTCCCCCGCGCGCGGCGGCTGAGCCGCCCGCCTCCCCCGCGTTCTCGTACAGCAGCCTCGGGTCGCAGCAGACCTGCCGCAGACGCATGAGCTGGGCGAGCACCTGGATCTTGCCCGTGTTGAAGTCGACGTCCTTGGTCTTGTTGAGCGTGGCGCGCAGCTGCTGCTCGAGCGCGGCGTACAGCTTGCGCTGCTCGCCCTCCAGCTGCACGGTGATGACGTTCTCGATCTTGTCGGGCAGATCCTTGAGCACCTGGGACTTGAGCCGGCGCAGGATGAACGGCCCGACGAAGGCCTGCAGCTTGGCCTGCGCCGCCTCGTCGCCGCTGAGGACCGGCATCTCGAAACGCTCGCGGAAGTGCGTGTAGCTGCCCAGGATGCCGGGCATGAGAAAGTCGAAGATGCTCCACAGCTCGCTGAGACGGTTCTCGATCGGCGTGCCGGTGAGCGCGAAGCGGTGCCTGGCGTTCACCGCGCGCACCGCCTTCGCCGACTTGGTGGCGGCGTTCTTGATGTACTGGGCCTCGTCCAACGCCATGCAATAGCAGGTGACGCCCTCATAGTCGGCGATGTCGCGGCGCAGCAGGTCGTAGGACGTGACCAGTATGTCCGGAACGGGGTCGCGGTCCTCCACCGACGCGGTCGACGCTCCCTGCCACCCATCGTCAGTCTCGGAGCCGGGGCTGGCGCTACCGTCACCGCTACCGTCACCGGACCCATCGACGCACGCACGGCGCGCCCCGTCCAGTATGGCCCGGCGCGAGGCCTTCGACCCGGCCACGACGGCGACCGTGAGTTCGGGCGTGAACTTGGCGGCCTCCGCGGCCCAGTTGTACACCAGCGACGCCGGGCACACGATCAGGCTCGGCCCGACGCGCCGGGCCTCGTCGCGCCGCGACAGCAGGTAGGAGAGCAGCTGCACGGTTTTGCCCAGGCCCATCTCGTCGGCGAGGATGCCGCCGAAGCCCTTGTCGCTCACCGCGTTGAGCCATCGGAACCCTTCGGCCTGATACGGGCGCAGCACGCCGGCAAGCGCGCCCGGCACCCGGTAGCGGGCCGGGTCGATCACGCGCAGATCGTCGAGATACCCGGTGAAGCTGGCATCCTTATCGGCCGCGCCGACCTGATGGTCCAGATAGTAGGCCTCGAAGGCCGGCACGGTGACCGGCCCGGATTCGAAGGCGTTGGCGCGCAGCCCCAGATCGTTCGCGATGTCGTCCACCGCGGTGGCGTCGACGGTGCGCAGATCCACGAACGAACCGTTGCGCAGCCGGTGGAAACGCCGGCGCTTGCGGTAGCTGGCCAGCAGCGCGGCCACATCCGCCGGGTCGATCTCGTCGGCGATCGGCGATATCTCGACCAGCCCGGATCTGACCGACAGGCCGACCCTGATGGTCGGTTTCGGCATGGCGCTCAACCCGTCGAAGGCCGGCGTGGAGAACACGTCGCCGATGCCGCGGAACACCGGCAGGCCCTCGGTCAGCAGACGGTAGATCGCCTCGTCGTCGGATTCGGGAATGCGCGCCGTTTCGCTGGACGGCCTAGGGAAATAGTGCAGCACGGCCTCCACGGCCAGCCGCTCCGCGCCCGCGTCGCGGCGAACGCCGCCGTTCGCGGCATCCGAACCGATGCCGTCGAACACATGGAACCGGGCGTCGCCGTACCTCGCCTGCACATCGCAGCTCACTCCCTCACGGTCGCGGTCGAGATAGATCTCGATGCGGCATGGCGCCTGCACCAGCCGGCGCAGCCGTTCCGGCAGCACGATGCCGAGACCGCCCCGGGACGGATCGCCCCCGGATTCCGGCGCGGCGCCGCCATCGTCCAGCAGCGGCAGGATGGTGCGCGCGAACGCGTCCACGTCGGCCGCGCTCAGAAACATCGACGCATGCTCGTCGTCCCCGCTCAGCAGGGTGATGAGCTCCCGGTTGGCGGCGAAGCCCGCGCCGCACCGGCGGATCACGGCCGGAGCGGTGTTCGCGGCGGCCTGCGAGCGGACGCGCATCAGCATATCCCACGCGTCTTCGGCCTTGCCGTCGTTCGGAACGATGTTCCCGTGCGACGCGGAGCCCGCGGCGCCGGCAGCGCCCGCGGCACCCGACCGATCACGCCGGCCCGCCTCCAGCACCGCGGGGGACATCGGCCGGACGATCACGTACGACGATCGCTGCCCGACGATGAACCGTTCGACGCACTGGGCATGGCTGATGACGTATCCGCTAGGTTCGCCGTCATCTCCAGATTCGCCGCCGGCCGGTTCCATCGCCAGCCCCAGCGCTGGGTCGCCCTCGACCACGCGCGACGGCGCCGTCTGCGCATAGTATCTGGAGGACGGCGCGTAGTCGACCGTCGCATCCGATCCGACGTAGACGTCGAGCAGATCGGCTATCTCATTGTCCGACAACCGCATTTCCGCAGCATCGGCCTTGCGCCGGTACAGGTAGGAATCGGCGTAGTCGTCGTTGATGCTGCTACGGATCGCGTCCGCGCGGTCCAGCACGCCGATCAGCGCCCGCGAGCGCGGGTCGAAGGCGTCGCGCGTGTGGATGAACGCGAGTTTCTTGCCGTAGGAGACGAACTCCTGATGCCGCACGGCCTGCAGCAGGGCGTGGATGTCCTTGACCACATAGGCGATGGACCGCGACGGCACCTGAATGCGCAGTCTGACGAAACAGCCCGTGTCGCGGCATTCCACGGTCGGACGCAGCGTGACGCTGCCGATCGGCATGTGACGCACCGCCTGCATGCCGCCGGCCGCGCCACCGGCGGTGCCGCCGGCGTCGGCGATGCTGCCGATCTCCTTGAGCAGACCGAGCTGGCGGTCCTTCTCCTGCTGCCGCAGGTCGGCTTCGCGCCGCTGCATGAACGCCGCAAGCGCACGCGACGTGCGCCGGGCGGATTGGCGCGACGGCGCGCGGCCGGCGCCCGAAGCGCCTGACGCCACGCGCTGGAAGTCGTCCGGCCGCTCGTCGTAGTCCATGATGAGGGCGACAACATGCTTGCACACGCCGCGGAACCGGCCGTATGCGGGGCAGGTGCAGGACGAGTCCGCGATGTCGCCCGCGTCCTCGTCCACCTCGACCGAGACGCGGTAGTCGTCGGCGTACTGGTCGGCGCTGGTGACGAGCGCGCCAAGGCTGACGCCGGCATCGGTGACGGCATAGGTGCAGTCGTGCATGCGCCCGGAGGAGAGCACGTCGTGCGCGCGGTAGTAGGCGCTGCCGCTGCGGCGCTTGAGCACGTCGTCGTCGACGAGCTGCGTGCGCCCGTACGCCCCGTAGGTGCGGCCGAAGTCGTCGTCATCGCAGGAATCGCCGGAACGCCCGCCGAAATCACGGTATCCGCCGGTTCCGGAGCGCGATCCGTATACGGCCGCATGCCAATCCATCGTCCACCGCCCTTCGCCGCAAAGCCTGCCCTGACCCGCCATCCTACGCCGGTATCCGGCCCGATACGGCATTCCGACCGTACCATGCGCGAGGACGCGACGGCGACAGGGCCGCAACGGACGTGGCCCGCGGCGAAGCCGGCCCGACTGAGCCGGCGAGATGGCACCGGCCCGGCGCAACCGGCCCACGGCGAAGCCGGCTCAGCGCAGCTGCTGGGCGTTGTCGAGCAGCGCCGCCTTGAGATCGGATTCGATCTGGCGCATCTTGGTTTCGGCGGCGGCCCGGTTGGCCTTGCCCTGCTGCTGGATCTGCACGGTCTCCTTGAGCGTGGCGATCAGCTCGCTGTTGACGCGCTCAAGCGTCTCCGTGTCGATGACCGAACGCTGGTTGGCGCGTTCCGCGTCAACCGCGCCCTGATGGAGCGTGCGCGCGTTCTGCTGCAGCATCTTGTTGGTCACGTCGTCGGCCTGCTTCTGCAGGTCGAGCGCCTTGCGTTGGTTTTCCAAGCCGAGCGCGATCACCATCTGCGACTTCCAGACCGGAATCGTCGTGGAGATCGTCGTGTCGATCTTGTCGACGACGGTCTGGTCGGCGTTCTGGATGATCTTGATCTGCGGGGCGGTCTGCAGGGTCACGACCGACACCCGGTCGAGGTCGTCGAGCCGCTTGGCGAACCGGTCGAGCCTGGACTTGAAGTCGGTGAGCACCTGCGCCTGCATCGGGTCGCCCGACTCCTGCGCCTGAGCCTCGAGCTTGGGCAGCTGTTCGGCGTTGAAGTCGCGCAGCGCGCTCTTGCCGGCGAGCACGTACGTCTTCAGCTGCCGGTACTGCTCGGCGTTCTGCGCGTACATCGTGTCGTACATCGCGATGTCCGCGACCAGCTGGGTCTGCTGGCGCTCCAGATTGGAGACGATCTCGTCGATCTGCGACGACACCTTCTGGTAGCGCCGGCGCAGCCGGTCCACGCCGCCGAGCAGCGAACCGAGGATCGGCACATTGCTGACCGCGCCGAGTTCGGCCTTGTCGACCGTGGTGAGCAGCTCCTGCAGCAGGTCGCCGGCCTGCCCGGCGTCCTTGGAGCGAACCTTCGCGAGGATGTCGTCGGCGAAACTCGACGTCGCGCGCTGGGCGTCCTTCGCGTAGGAGGATTCGATGCCCTGCTTGGTGAAGTCGATCGCGTCAGCGATCTGCGCGATGCGATCGCGGTCGGCCTGCGGCAGCCGCGCGATCTGGTCGTCGAGGTCGGTGGCCGGCGTCAGCGCGCCGTGCGCCGCGTCGAGCACTGATCCGTCGCCCGCGGAAATGCCCGCCGCCCCGTTGCCGTTGGCGGCCGCGGCGCCGGTCAGGTCGGCCAGGGAGATGTCCTGTACCATGTCATGGTCCTTTCGATAGGGTTGCGATTCGTTGGTGAAGGTCAGTGCGACAGGGCGCCGATCAGCGCCTGCATCGCGTCGTTGTTGGGCAGTTCGCTCACCGCGCCGATCTGGTCGAGCGTGCCGGGCACCTTGAAGCGGCTGATCGACGAGGTGCCGGTGAAATTCGCGGCGCGGAAGCCGTGGCGCTCCCACGCGAGCCGCTGCACGTCGTCGCTCGTCAGCAGGCGCAGCACGGCCTCGCCGTTGGCGCTCAGCGGGATGAACACATGCGTTGACCACACGGTCGGCGTCGGGTAGACGATCACCACATCGTCCTTGACCTGGTCCCAGGCGGTGGGGTTGTTGACGGCCAGATCGAGGATCTGGCTCTCGTAGCCGACCATCATCGGCTTGGAGCCGACGCCGAGGTTGAGGAACTGGTTGAACGAGTCCTCGGAGCTGGTCTCCATCCAGCCGGATTTGGAGAAGATCGCGGCGATGCTGGCGGCGTCGCGGGCCACGGACTCCGCGGTCGCCGGCTGCCCGCCGTTGAGCACGTTGGCGATGAGCGCCGCGTACTCGTTGCCGGAATTCGACTTGACCGGATCGGTCGAGTCGATGCGGAACTGGCCGTAACCGCTCGCCCATCCGACATCGGCCCAGGTCTTGTCGGCGACCATCGCGCCGATGGCCTTGGCCATGTCCATCGTGTACACGCCGCCGTCGGACCGGCTCATAATGCCGCTGCCGACCAGCGCGTCCGCGACCTGCCGGTGCGTGTAGACCACGATCGGCGAGTTGAAGACGATGTCGCCGGCCGAGGTGTCCACGCCCTTGGCCTTGCCGTATTCGACGGCCGCGCGCGAGGAGGGGAACAGGTAGTCCATGCCCTTGCGGTCGGCGTCCATCATCGCGAGCGAGCCGGCTTTGCGGTAGTCGAGCCGCAGGCCTTGCCGTTCGGCGAGTTTTCGGAACTCGGCGTCGTCGAACAGGCTGATCTTCTCGCCGCCGAGATAGCCGTTGACCTGCGTGAGCTCGACCGGCTTCGCGGGTTCGGGCTGCGCCTGGCGCCATACGGCGATGCCGCCGAACACGAGGAACACGGCCAGCAGGGCCACCAGGCCCGCGACCTTCGCCTTGGTCAGTTTCATCGACGCGCTCCTTTCTGCGATGCGCCGGACGGCGATGACGGTTGGCGTGACGGTTGCCGTGGCGGAAGCGCGCCCGGCGCGTCTTCCCGCACCGCGGGCGGGGCGTCCGGGCCGTCGGCGGCATGGCCGCCCGCCTGATCGGCCTCGGCATCCGCAGCGCCGACCGCCGGCTTATCCGGCATCACGTAACCGTCCATGCTCGCCAGCCGCACGATCGCCTCCGAATCGGCCGACAGGGCCAGCGTCTTCGCGGCGACCGCGCGCTGCAGCTCGCCGGCCGCCGTCATCTCCAGCGCCTGCAACGCCTCGATGGCCTCGTCGCGGGCCTTCGCGATCTGCGGGCCTACGCCGGAACGCTCCACATCGAGATACCCCTTGAGCAGGCTTTCGGTCTGCGCGCCGTACACGTTGATGTAGTGGCGCAACGTCTGGTAGGCGTGCGGATCGGTGTTCACGTACCGGATCAGCGCGTTCGTCGCCGCGATGAAGTCGGCTGCCTCCCCGTTGACCCGCCGATCGATGATCCGGCTCGACAGCTCGCCGATCGACGCGACGCGAGCGGTCGCCTCGTCGATGGCCCGAAGCGCGGCCTCGCCGTCCGGAACCAGTTCAGCGGCCATATCGCCGATCCTGCGGGGCCGTTCGGCGAGCGCCGACACCGCCACATAGCCGAGAACCGCCACCACGGCGCCGACGCCCAGCCCCAGCAGACCGCCCTTGAGCAGCACGAAGGCGAGCGCGCCGAGCACCAGCCCGGCGACGAACCCAAGCACTATGGGCAGCATCAGTTGTAGCCCTTCACCTGGCGGAACACGGCGGCCAGATCTCCGCTGCGGCCATCGAACACCTTCGCGTTGGACAAGCTGGCGATGTCCTTGAGCTGGTCGGGGTCGGCGTCGCCGAACAT encodes the following:
- a CDS encoding IS3 family transposase, yielding MVSALAGLGHPLPLLLRAAGLARSTYYYHRSHPERVTRPDIEPLVDEVFHRTPNGCGHRQVRMCLVNEFGVTVSSKSVLKVMRRMGLECVIRRPNPHRGYSSYRGEAGAKPPNLLERDFAADAPWVKLGTDVTEFRVAGGKAYLAPVYDMGSKEIVAWDVSRHPDLAQQKRMLAMLETRLPEGVSPILHSDMGWQYQHSWWRARLEELGIRQSMSRKGNCLDNAATEQVFGHLKDEFCIGREFASFEEFRTGLDAYIVHWNTKRRQARLEGRTPEEFRNTFPTA
- a CDS encoding helix-turn-helix domain-containing protein; this encodes MCADRRRRYDDAFRCSVAALFGEGLGYKAAARRVGMPVMTAKKWSLAYRVGGREALMAKRGGNRSYDWDTKVAAARDHVDRGVAKSVVMERYAIACVTTLEAWCRAYRAGGAEALRPGRRGRPRGSGPRPEPDPTPEGALREENEFLRARVAYLEKALALPASRSPTGRKR
- a CDS encoding DEAD/DEAH box helicase, whose amino-acid sequence is MDWHAAVYGSRSGTGGYRDFGGRSGDSCDDDDFGRTYGAYGRTQLVDDDVLKRRSGSAYYRAHDVLSSGRMHDCTYAVTDAGVSLGALVTSADQYADDYRVSVEVDEDAGDIADSSCTCPAYGRFRGVCKHVVALIMDYDERPDDFQRVASGASGAGRAPSRQSARRTSRALAAFMQRREADLRQQEKDRQLGLLKEIGSIADAGGTAGGAAGGMQAVRHMPIGSVTLRPTVECRDTGCFVRLRIQVPSRSIAYVVKDIHALLQAVRHQEFVSYGKKLAFIHTRDAFDPRSRALIGVLDRADAIRSSINDDYADSYLYRRKADAAEMRLSDNEIADLLDVYVGSDATVDYAPSSRYYAQTAPSRVVEGDPALGLAMEPAGGESGDDGEPSGYVISHAQCVERFIVGQRSSYVIVRPMSPAVLEAGRRDRSGAAGAAGAAGSASHGNIVPNDGKAEDAWDMLMRVRSQAAANTAPAVIRRCGAGFAANRELITLLSGDDEHASMFLSAADVDAFARTILPLLDDGGAAPESGGDPSRGGLGIVLPERLRRLVQAPCRIEIYLDRDREGVSCDVQARYGDARFHVFDGIGSDAANGGVRRDAGAERLAVEAVLHYFPRPSSETARIPESDDEAIYRLLTEGLPVFRGIGDVFSTPAFDGLSAMPKPTIRVGLSVRSGLVEISPIADEIDPADVAALLASYRKRRRFHRLRNGSFVDLRTVDATAVDDIANDLGLRANAFESGPVTVPAFEAYYLDHQVGAADKDASFTGYLDDLRVIDPARYRVPGALAGVLRPYQAEGFRWLNAVSDKGFGGILADEMGLGKTVQLLSYLLSRRDEARRVGPSLIVCPASLVYNWAAEAAKFTPELTVAVVAGSKASRRAILDGARRACVDGSGDGSGDGSASPGSETDDGWQGASTASVEDRDPVPDILVTSYDLLRRDIADYEGVTCYCMALDEAQYIKNAATKSAKAVRAVNARHRFALTGTPIENRLSELWSIFDFLMPGILGSYTHFRERFEMPVLSGDEAAQAKLQAFVGPFILRRLKSQVLKDLPDKIENVITVQLEGEQRKLYAALEQQLRATLNKTKDVDFNTGKIQVLAQLMRLRQVCCDPRLLYENAGEAGGSAAARGGAGDGVAAHAGRDAAGRGVGKPGVAKMPSAKLDAIAELVDSCRDAGRKMLIFSQFTSYLDLIAERLRANGVAYDMITGTTPKKRRLELVDRFNADATPVFLISLKAGNTGLNLTGACVVVHADPWWNAAAQDQATDRAHRIGQTQDVNVYQIVAKDTIEERILNLQRTKTDLATRFVDAASSSTGHSIASLTKEDLLSLLG
- a CDS encoding toxic anion resistance protein encodes the protein MVQDISLADLTGAAAANGNGAAGISAGDGSVLDAAHGALTPATDLDDQIARLPQADRDRIAQIADAIDFTKQGIESSYAKDAQRATSSFADDILAKVRSKDAGQAGDLLQELLTTVDKAELGAVSNVPILGSLLGGVDRLRRRYQKVSSQIDEIVSNLERQQTQLVADIAMYDTMYAQNAEQYRQLKTYVLAGKSALRDFNAEQLPKLEAQAQESGDPMQAQVLTDFKSRLDRFAKRLDDLDRVSVVTLQTAPQIKIIQNADQTVVDKIDTTISTTIPVWKSQMVIALGLENQRKALDLQKQADDVTNKMLQQNARTLHQGAVDAERANQRSVIDTETLERVNSELIATLKETVQIQQQGKANRAAAETKMRQIESDLKAALLDNAQQLR
- a CDS encoding 5-bromo-4-chloroindolyl phosphate hydrolysis family protein yields the protein MLPIVLGFVAGLVLGALAFVLLKGGLLGLGVGAVVAVLGYVAVSALAERPRRIGDMAAELVPDGEAALRAIDEATARVASIGELSSRIIDRRVNGEAADFIAATNALIRYVNTDPHAYQTLRHYINVYGAQTESLLKGYLDVERSGVGPQIAKARDEAIEALQALEMTAAGELQRAVAAKTLALSADSEAIVRLASMDGYVMPDKPAVGAADAEADQAGGHAADGPDAPPAVREDAPGALPPRQPSRQPSSPSGASQKGARR